The following are encoded together in the Anopheles nili chromosome 3, idAnoNiliSN_F5_01, whole genome shotgun sequence genome:
- the LOC128723269 gene encoding LHFPL tetraspan subfamily member 2a protein: MCGGGLLITGRSFLWFVVTLIACMTLFGAIVLPKWLIGPEVIQIPNEEGNFTVYRHPSVGIYNRCKRMGRSEYNCGNFDLNGLMTDPSVFPVPWKITMFLMCVGTILLGLTLVCMLVTCCRLHSFFGFSMHKLLCIFQGISAMMVMCGYLIYPLAWDVPRVRTLCGPDAEPYSPADCALGVSIYLGAVGVVLVFLSTVLSLKAETAYYGAKAQRRVEDGQVLVCVM, translated from the exons ATGTGCGGTGGCGGATTGCTTATTACGGGCCGGAGCTTTCTCTGGTTCGTGGTGACGCTGATCGCGTGCATGACGTTGTTCGGAGCGATCGTTCTGCCGAAATGGCTCATAGGGCCCGAGGTGATACAGATCCCCAACGAGGAAGGCAACTTTACCGTTTACCGTCACCCCTCGGTTGGAATTTATAACAG ATGCAAGCGCATGGGCCGCTCGGAGTATAACTGCGGTAACTTCGACTTGAACGGGCTGATGACGGACCCAAGCGTGTTTCCAGTTCCGTGGAAGATCACAATGTTCCTGATGTGCGTCGGAACGATCCTGCTGGGGCTCACGTTGGTTTGCATGCTCGTGACCTGCTGCCGTCTGCATTCGTTCTTCGGCTTTAGCATGCACAAGCTGCTGTGCATCTTCCAGGGCATCTCGGCCATGATGGTGATGTGCGGCTACCTGATCTACCCGCTCGCCTGGGACGTCCCACGGGTGCGAACTCTCTGCGGACCTGACGCGGAACCATATTCGCCTGCCGACTGCGCGCTGGGTGTATCGATCTACCTTGGGGCCGTCGGCGTGGTGCTCGTGTTCCTGTCCACCGTTTTGAGCCTGAAGGCAGAGACAGCGTACTACGGTGCTAAAGCGCAGCGCCGCGTCGAAGACGGCCAGGTGCTGGTGTGCGTGATGTAG
- the LOC128723268 gene encoding dnaJ homolog subfamily C member 21: MKCHYEVLGITRTAEADEIKKSYRKLALRWHPDKNLDNAEEANQQFLLVQAAYDVLSDHQERAWYDNHREQILRGGHTDYEDNSLDVFPYFTASCYKGFGDEKGGFYAVYAEVFDKLATEEVEFLDTEAEFEAIPKFGDSQSDYESIVRLFYGFWEGFCTKKSYAWLNPHNVSEIRDRRILKAIEKDNKKVQQKARKERNEEIRSLVLFVKKRDKRVQAYKKLLEEKATQNRLKSQQMRLEQIRRNQQEIEEQQRNSSTHFFNDAYEEQLRKLEAAYAEASEDESVDEEEQMNGLDDAMAGLNVSRNENGEESYYVDDLYCVACAKMFTNRSSYENHETSKKHKQNVELLRKQMREEQEEQDREDENHDSLSNDELENAIGSENEEEQELVQKVEKKPEKSKQKKNKGKKKALNSNIPVIKSSDDEENAPEDDAVDMIGSRLGRKGGGPGTSRLANSDDSDDWTGGGKKSNRKGKAKAKGSESSSKSKNTKAAPAAAKKDQAPEETSEVLDEPLANSTTKASELASDDDRAAGQPSEHACVTCREKFSSKNKLFDHLKKTGHSVYIDKLKPTKASGKGDGTKGKRKGK; encoded by the exons ATGAAGTGCCACTATGAAGTGCTCGGTATAACGCGTACCGCAGAAGCGGACGAAATCAAGAAGTCCTACCGAAAACTCGCCCTCCGCTGGCACCCGGACAAGAATCTTGACAACGCGGAAGAAGCGAACCAACAGTTTCTGCTAGTGCAGGCAGCATACGACGTGCTCTCGGATCATCAAGAGCGAGCATG GTACGATAATCACCGAGAACAGATTCTACGCGGTGGACACACGGACTACGAGGACAACTCGCTGGATGTGTTTCCCTATTTCACTGCCTCGTGCTACAAGGGCTTTGGCGATGAGAAGGGGGGCTTTTACGCGGTGTACGCGGAAGTGTTCGACAAACTGGCCACGGAAGAGGTTGAATTCCTTGATACGGAAGCAGAGTTTGAAGCGATACCGAAATTCGGTGACTCGCAGTCCGACTACGAATCGATCGTGCGTTTGTTCTACGGCTTTTGGGAGGGTTTCTGTACGAAGAAAAGTTACGCCTGGTTAAACCCGCACAATGTGTCCGAGATCCGCGATCGCCGGATTCTGAAGGCGATCGAAAAGGACAACAAGAAAGTGCAGCAGAAGGCACGAAAAGAACGCAACGAGGAAATTCGCAGCCTGGTGTTGTTTGTAAAGAAGCGCGACAAGCGCGTGCAAGCATACAAAAAGCTGCTGGAGGAAAAGGCGACCCAGAATCGGTTGAAATCACAACAGATGCGCCTGGAGCAGATTCGCCGTAATCAGCAAGAGATCGAGGAGCAGCAGCGGAACTCATCGACACATTTTTTCAACGATGCATATGAGGAGCAGttaag GAAACTGGAGGCCGCCTATGCCGAGGCATCGGAGGACGAATCGGTCGATGAAGAAGAGCAAATGAACGGGCTAGATGACGCGATGGCCGGGCTGAACGTAAGCCGGAACGAAAACGGCGAAGAAAGCTATTACGTGGACGATCTGTACTGCGTCGCGTGCGCCAAAATGTTCACAAACCGTAGCTCGTACGAAAACCACGAAACGTCGAAAAAGCACAAGCAAAACGTAGAACTGCTGCGAAAACAGATGCGCGAAGAACAGGAGGAGCAAGATCGGGAAGACGAGAACCATGACAGCCTGTCGAACGACGAGCTGGAAAATGCGATTGGCAGCGAGAACGAGGAGGAACAGGAATTAGTCcaaaaagtggaaaagaaaccggagaaaagcaagcagaagaaaaacaagggCAAAAAGAAGGCACTTAACAGCAACATACCTGTGATAAAATCGTCCGATGACGAGGAAAACGCACCCGAAGATGATGCCGTCGATATGATTGGTTCACGATTGGGACGTAAAGGTGGCGGACCGGGAACCAGTAGGCTTGCCAATAGCGACGACAGTGACGACTGGACCGGTGGTGGCAAAAAATCGAATCGCAAGGGAAAAGCCAAAGCAAAAGGTTCTGAATCGAGCTCCAAGAGCAAAAATACTAaagcagcaccggcagcagctaAGAAGGATCAGGCTCCAGAGGAAACGTCGGAAGTGCTTGATGAGCCTTTGGCAAATAGCACCACGAAAGCGTCGGAGCTGGCTTCCGATGATGACAGAGCTGCAGGCCAACCCAGTGAGCATGCGTGTGTGACCTgccgggaaaagttttcgtcCAAGAACAAACTATTTGACCATCTCAAGAAAACGGGCCACAGCGTGTACATCGACAAGCTGAAGCCAACCAAAGCATCCGGCAAGGGTGACGGAACGAAGGgcaaacgaaaaggaaaatga